CGTGACCTGCCCACCGCGCTCGCCGTCCACTGGAAGCTGATGCCAACTGAAATCGAAAAGGAAACATTCACGGACCGAAATCTGGCCGTCCGCTCCGCTTTCGACAACTTTTTACTCTGGCTGGAGCGGATCGAACATCTCATTCGCTACGACGTCATCGGGGCGGTCGGCTTCGGCGAGCTCTTCTCGTATTGGCTGGTCCTGCTCGGCGAAATCCCGCAACCCGGTGACAGGATCAATCATCTCTCCAATGAGGGGCGTGCCGCGCTTTGGGAGTACATTCGAGCCTATGAGTTCAATTCTGTCGTTCGCCTTTTCGCGCGCTACGGTCGCGCCGGCCCCGTCGGAAGAGATGGATTCCTTCCCCGCAAAACGACCTCGAAAGAGGGGGGCTGACCACGTCACGCCGGACACGCCGTCCACTCCCGTCATTGCCTAGAACGATTTACCTAGAGGAGACGCAGCAACAATGCCAACATAAGCCTGACCGGGAAAGCCATTGATGGCGATCCAGATACGTACTGGATTAATTTATTCGCCGCAGATAGCACCTGGCAGTCGGGCATCCTTGGGAAAGATTAGACTCCAAAACCCCTGAAGAAGCCGACTGATCTACTGCTTGACAGCAGTCGCGAGCAATGCCTCACGATAACCTACGTAACCGGAACGAAGGTCGTCGACGGTGATGTTGTAGAATATGTCTGGCGTCACACCAAGATCTTCAATCGGAGATCCGCTGCTCCGCCAGGCAAGTGTCCAAGTTAATTTGAAATCTGAAATGCCGGCTTTCTTGAAATCAGGCGAAAGTTCAACGGAGCGCACTAGCCCTCCGGCTCCTCCAGTTCGCTGACCAAAAATGATAGCTTGATGGTTATCTTGCATAATTGCTGCGAGAAATTCGGCAGCGGAGAAGGAATTTTCATTGACAGCAACGACTACCTTTTTCGTGTAGTGATTTGGCGCTGGTGCAATTGACCTGCCACTGAGCATTTCCTCCAGAAGGAGTTAGAGTCCGGCCTTAGGAAGGACGGACAGATGAAGCGAGCAAGGTTCACGGAAGAGCAGATAATCGCAGTGCTGAAGGAGCATGAGGCTGGGGCGAAGACGGCCGACCTGGCTCGCAAGCACGGAATCTCCGAGGCGACGATCTACAATTGGAAGGCCAAATTTGGCGGCATGGACGTTTCCGAGGCCAAGCGGTTAAAGGCGCTGGAAGAGGAGAACGCGAAGCTGAAGAAGCTTCTGGCCGAGCAGATGCTGGACGCGGCCGCCCTTCGCGAGCTTCTTTCAAAAAATGTATGACCCGCCCCGCCCGTGCAAGGGTCGTTTCGATCAGGACGATGCAGTCTGCACAAATGTATCCGGCCTCTTGCAAGTGGGCCGCTGTTGCGGCCAGGCCATGATGAGATCCGCGCGTGCCGTTCCCAGATAAATGGTCCGGGCTCAAAACCCGCTTTTTTGCACAGGGCTTACGGCGCGCCGATCGACTGTCTCGTCATCACTTTCACGAGCCTCGCAGTCTGGAACAAACGGGATCAGCTAAAGGCCGGATCCCGCCGTTCGTAGCTTGCGCCGGGCTTGGTCATCACCACCCATGCGATCCGCGCAATCTTTGCCGCCAAGGCGACGGTGACCTTGTTGGTGTGCATGCGTGCCTGAAGTCCATCAAGCCAGGCGCCAAGGTGATATCGCGAGCGATCAAGATGTGTCACGCAGGAGCGGGCGCCGTGGATGATCATCCGGCGCAGATATCGGTTGCCGCGCTTGCTTATCCCCAGCAGCTTCGTTTTGCCTCCCGTAGAGTATTCTCTGGGAACAAGACCCAGCCAAGCTGCCATATCGCGGGCCTTTTTGAACTGTCGGGCAGATCCAGCTGCTGCCAAAAGCGCCGTCGCCGCGAGTGGACCAATGCCCGGGATAGTCATTAATCGACGTGCGGTATCGCTTTGAGAGGCAACCGCCTCAATCTCGCGGTTGACTTCAGCGATCCGCAGCTCCAGCTGCCGCAGCTCGTCGAATGTAGATGCCAGAATGCGACGCATGGCCGACGTTAGATCATTCGATTCATCTGCCAAAACTCTCGGCAGATCTGCCTTGAACTTGCCGGCGCCCTGGTGAATAGCGATCCCATATTCCAGGCAAAAAGCGCGCATCTGATTTATGAGGCACGTCCGTTGCGACATCATCCGATCGCGAACACGATGCAGCGCTTGCAGGTCAATGTGCTCAGGCGACCTTAGCTCGACGAAGCGCATTGTTGGTCTCGTCACGGCTTCGGCGATCGCCGCGGCATCGATGATGTCATTTTTGTTGGACTTCACATATGGCTTCACGAATTGAGCTGGGATAATGCGAACGGTGTGCCCCATGGCGGCGATCTTGCGGGCCAACCATTGCGAGCCGGAGCAGGCCTCCATCCCCACCAAAGCCGGTCCTGCACGTTCGAAGAACTGCAAGAGCGTATCGCGCCGAAAGGTCGCCTTCTGGATCGGCATTCCGGCGGCGTCGAGTCCAACGACGTGGAAAAGGTTCTTGCCAATGTCGATCCCAAACACCGTTGCCGGCCTGGGCTTGTTCCGTGTCCTCATTGCTTCCTCCTTTCAAAAGCCAACTCAGTCTGACTGAGAGGACGGGGCGGGTCATCCCATTAATGGTAGGGCCCGCCGCCAAGCGCGCTGCGATCGCGCATCTGCAGGCCGTCATGAGCCTGTCGGAACGGCGGGCCTGCTCGATTGTGGGGGCGGATCGGAAGATGATCCGCTATCGCTCCAGCCGCCCGCCGGAGGCAGTTCTGCGTGGCCGATTGCGCGATCTCGCCAACGAGCGGCGGCGTTTCGGCTATCGCCGGTTGTTCGTCTTGCTGCGGCGGGAGGGCGAGCCATCGGGGATCAACCGGATCTACCGGCTTTACCGCGAGGAAGGGCTCACCGTCCGCAAGCGGCGGGCTCGCCGCAAGGCGGTGGGGACCCGGGCCCCGATCCTGGTCGAGGCGAGGCCGAACGCGCGCTGGTCGCTGGATTTCGTCCACGACCAGTTCGCCAATGGCCGACGCTTCCGCATCCTCAACATCGTCGACGACGTCACCAAGGAATGCCTGGGCGCCATTCCGGAGACGTCGATCTCGGGGCGGCGCGTGGCCCGCGAACTGACGGCAATCGTCCAGCGACGCGGCAAGCCAGGAATGATCGTGTCCGACCATGGCACCGAATTCACCTGCAACGCCATGCTCGCTTGGTGCAAGGACGCAGCCATCGATTGGGACTTCATTGCGCCGGGAAAGCCGATGCAGAACGGCTTCGTCGAGAGCTTCAATGGCCGGATGCGCGATGAGCTACTCAACGAGACCCTGTTCTTCGATCTCGATGACGCCCGCACCAAGATCGCCAATGGGTCGCCGACTACAATCTCCAGCGTCCCCACTCGTCGCTGAAATACCTCACCCCCGCGGCCTATGCCGCCCACCTCACCGCAACGGACGATCGGCTGCGCAACCCCGACCAGCTCCGCCGATCGTCCGTTGCTCCAACCGCCCCACTTGGCGTACAAAACCCCGAGGCTCTAACCGCCATCGGATGAAATCTCAGTGGCAGGTCACAATCTCAGCGATGCCTCCAACGAAGCCCGGCCTCGTGTTCTTCGTCCCAAGTCCACGCCCCTCCTTTAGCTCGGAGAGTACGAAGCGCGCGTATGCGACCGATTCAGGTGTATCTTCAGATGTTAAACTACCTCGAGCCGTGGCATAGGGCGTGCAGTGCATTTGTTGCGTGGGAATTTCAGTGTCCCGGCTCAGGAATAAAGGGCGCCGCGTATTTTCGTGACACGAGTGTCGTCTTTCCTTGGGACACTCGGCGCGATTTCGTAACAGGTCAATGTAGGAGGAACTATTGAGCCACGAATTAACTCCGCAACGGTCCAGGTTCCTCGTACGAAGAGGGACCATCGGCTGGATGGTCTATGATCGAGAACGCAAGGCGCCGGCGCTGTTAAAGGATCATTGGCCGAGAAGCTGTCTAGGGAACGGGCCGAGCAAGTAAGGCACGCACTGGTTGATGGTTCGATTGACTGTTGGCTATGATCCCTTGAGGCTAATCCTTCGATTCCGGGAAATGAACGTCTACCTTGCGTTCAGCTCCGCTCTGGGGTCTCGACGCTGAGAACATAGCCATTCGTTCATGCGCCCCGCCGGGGCTGGTGAGTTGCCTATCACCTTCCGACAATCGGCCTCCGAACGGCTCGCGCGTCGGACAAAACGCGTAGTCTTGGCCTTGCTTGCAGCACCAGCCCTTTTGCAAAGCCCCCGTCCGTCGACCGCTAAGCCCCAGACCGAGATGCTGAACCCATTTCGCCGGCGAAACGCTCAGTGAAGATCTGGCGCCCGCACAGGACGGCGTTGCGGCGGAAGCGGTGGGCGATCACCGGAGCTGTACGACCCAAACGGCCAGCGGCAGATCGGTCATGCGTCACCGCATCGTTCTTGGATACGCCGCGAAATTGTCCCCCATCCCGCAGCGGTTTGAGTCTCAGGCCTTTTGCAGCGAGAGCGAACTTTGGACCACCCAGAATTAGAGTTTTGCGCCGTGTGTAGCGAGACCGAACTTTGGACCACCCAGAACTAGAGTTTTGCGCTCTTATCACGTTGGCGGGCTGGTGGCGCCGGCGTGATTTTGCAGCAAAATCGGCGGCCGATTGCCGATGGCTCCATGGGGCCGCTCCTCGTTGTAGTATCTGCGCCAAGTCTCCACCTTTTCCCGGGCGTCCGCAAGCGACAGAAACCAATGGGCATTGAGGCATTCGGCCCGGAAGCGGCCATTGAACGCTTCGATAAAAGCATTATCCGGCATGATGTAGCCGGTGTCCCGTGTTTCCAGACTCGATCTAGCCCATTAGCGTAGACCGATCCTGGCCTCGGGGCACCGGGAGCACGCAAGTGCGGGCAGGCCGTCGCACTGACATGAACTGCGAGTTCGAGGTCGTTATCTGGCCGCCCCTGCGACTAGCCCGGATGCGCTGCGAGCGCGGATCCGCAATTGTCGTGTTGCCCGCGGCTCCCTTTCGCACTGACCATGGAGGGAGAGATGCGCATCATTGGCATGGACATCCATCGCGTGGCGGTCGAAGCCGTGGCGCTGCTCGAGGGACATCTAACGAAGCTCGGCCGCATTCCCATGACTCGTGACAGCTTGGAGTCTTTCGCCAGGAAGGAACTCACCCATGACGATCACGTGGTCGTCGAGGCGACTGGCAATGCCGCGGCCGTTGTCGAAGTTCTGGCGCCGTATGTCGACCGTGTTGTCATCGCCAACCCGAAGCAGGTGCGGTTGATCGCGCACGCAAAGATCAAGACGGATGCGATTGATGCCGCCGTGCTCGCGAAGTTGTACGCCACCGGATTTCTTCCGGAGGTCTGGGTACCCAATGAGCGCACTATGGCCCTTCGACGCCAAGTCGCGCGCCGTACGCAGCTCGTGCGGCAGCGGGTACGCTTGAAAAACCTCATTCAGTCGATCCTTCACGCCCACCTCATTCCGCCCTGTCCACACCTCAACCTTGTAGGGATCAGCGGTCGCAGGTGGATCGCCGCCCAGATAGTACCTCCCGACGAGCGTGCCGCAATCGAGCGGCACCTGGCGCAGATCGACCTGATCCAGGGTTCGTTGAAGGAGGTCGAGGCGGATATCGCGCGTGAAGCGATGTCCGATCCGGTCATTCGGCGGCTGATGACGCTCCCGGGTGTGGATATGACGGTGGCTTCGGGCGTGGCCGCGGCCGTCGGCGACATTCGGCGCTTTGCCGATCCGACCAGGCTGGTGAGCTACCTGGGGCTAAACCCGAGCGTAAGGCAGTCTGGCGAGGGCTCCGCCTACCATGGCAGGATCACCAAGCAGGGCCGCGGCCAAGCTCGCGGAATGCTCGTCGAAGCGGCATGGGCTGTAGCCCGTTCGCCGGGACCGCTGCGTGCATTCTTCCGGCGCGTGGCTTCACGACGCGGCAAGCACATC
This is a stretch of genomic DNA from Bradyrhizobium sp. CB2312. It encodes these proteins:
- a CDS encoding IS110 family transposase, whose amino-acid sequence is MRIIGMDIHRVAVEAVALLEGHLTKLGRIPMTRDSLESFARKELTHDDHVVVEATGNAAAVVEVLAPYVDRVVIANPKQVRLIAHAKIKTDAIDAAVLAKLYATGFLPEVWVPNERTMALRRQVARRTQLVRQRVRLKNLIQSILHAHLIPPCPHLNLVGISGRRWIAAQIVPPDERAAIERHLAQIDLIQGSLKEVEADIAREAMSDPVIRRLMTLPGVDMTVASGVAAAVGDIRRFADPTRLVSYLGLNPSVRQSGEGSAYHGRITKQGRGQARGMLVEAAWAVARSPGPLRAFFRRVASRRGKHIAAVATARKLAMIIWHMLTKSTDYIWTRPALLARKFRSIELRAGLPTSHAKRGSAYDYNIPAKRAEERARVESAEKEYTRFTSRWRAKPRSRRRKASAT
- a CDS encoding IS110 family transposase; its protein translation is MRTRNKPRPATVFGIDIGKNLFHVVGLDAAGMPIQKATFRRDTLLQFFERAGPALVGMEACSGSQWLARKIAAMGHTVRIIPAQFVKPYVKSNKNDIIDAAAIAEAVTRPTMRFVELRSPEHIDLQALHRVRDRMMSQRTCLINQMRAFCLEYGIAIHQGAGKFKADLPRVLADESNDLTSAMRRILASTFDELRQLELRIAEVNREIEAVASQSDTARRLMTIPGIGPLAATALLAAAGSARQFKKARDMAAWLGLVPREYSTGGKTKLLGISKRGNRYLRRMIIHGARSCVTHLDRSRYHLGAWLDGLQARMHTNKVTVALAAKIARIAWVVMTKPGASYERRDPAFS
- a CDS encoding S41 family peptidase translates to MLSGRSIAPAPNHYTKKVVVAVNENSFSAAEFLAAIMQDNHQAIIFGQRTGGAGGLVRSVELSPDFKKAGISDFKLTWTLAWRSSGSPIEDLGVTPDIFYNITVDDLRSGYVGYREALLATAVKQ